The Armatimonadota bacterium region ATGAAACGCGCCATGGCGACGCCGAGTAAGGCAACTGTCACGAGGAGTGCGGCAAATATCATCCAGTCCTTGCCTGCAACCTGCCTGCCGCAGCGCTTGCACTTTACATCCCGAAATCGGACCTCATGGCCGCAGTTCTGGCATCGCCTGGTTCGTGACAACGTTCACTCCATGGCTGCTACCGGCTGCCGCTCCGCAAGAGATGCACCGCGAGCAGCAGCGCTGGTACTACCTCACCGGTCC contains the following coding sequences:
- a CDS encoding zinc-ribbon domain-containing protein; translation: MSRTRRCQNCGHEVRFRDVKCKRCGRQVAGKDWMIFAALLVTVALLGVAMARFMH